The sequence TTACCTTAGGGTCGTGACAACTTGGTATCAGATACCATGACTTCACGTGTTGAATAGTAGCAATTCAAGGCGTTCCTCAAGAAGATTTGCTGCGCAAGGAATTTCAGGATGGCttcaatgacatcaagaacatgttttTGATGGATTGTGTGTAGTAACAAGCCTCATGGATTGCGTGACAGTTGTGGAGAACTCCAAAGGTGTGGATCACGCTCCGATCACGGGCGATTCCGTCTCATCGGCAGTAGACCACTCCAAGCAGGGCAGTCaatcgtctctcttgcaaccatCGTTCCTCATATTGGGTGGTGCAGACATCCTATAGGCAGACGGCAAGCCACATGCTCCACCACCCGCCACTAGCCTAGCTCTGTCCATCGGCGGTAGTCAACACATGATTGACACCAGGCAGGACATGGGTGACAACAACATAGGAGCAATGCCGTGCTTTTTAAAGTTGGAGTTTTTGCGCTATGACGGTAAGGACAACCCCCTTCCATGGCTTACTAGGTGCGAACAATTTTTTGCGAGCAGAAGACAGAGCAACAGTACAAGGTATGGTCGGCATCATACCATATGGATGGAAATGCACTCCATTGGTATTTTCACTTGGAACGCAGCTGCGGCGAGCCACCCTAGGACAAGTTCAAGGTCCTCTGCAACACCCGTTTCGGGTCGCCCATCCGTAGCAACCTGTTGGGTGAACTCTGGTATCTTCAACAAACAGGCTTGGTGGAGGATTACCAAAGCCGCTTTCTAGTGTTGCTTAGTCGAGCTGACCCTATGACTAAGCGTCAAGAGAAGTAGCTTTTCACATCCAGTCTCGCGAAGGAAATCCGGATGGACGTCGAGCTTCAAGATCGACGTGACCTGGAGGAGGCAATGAGCCTTGCACGCGCATATAAGAAGAAGGCGATGTGTCTGTCACATTTTAGCGGCACCTTACTGCTGCCCCCTACGTTGACGACATGTTTGGTACCAACCACGCCATCCAATGTGACATCCAACACGGTTGTGAACTACCAAGTTTGTTGTCTGACATCGTCAGATATGGCGGAATGTCGCCGTCAAGGGCTTTGCTTTAACTGTGACGAAAAATTTGTTCATGCTCATTGTTGTGCCCACTTATTTTTCATCGAGTATGATGACACAATGGTCGGTGACTACAATTGGCGTTTTGACTTGAGGATGAACTGTTTCCGATGGAGGGGAGAGGTGTTATGTGTGGTAAGATTAGGATCAGAAGATCAGTTGGTTTAGTTGAGTTAGTTTGGTTAGTAGAGTTAGTTCGGCTGAGAAGATAGAGTTGGAAGTCGGATTAGGTTAGCAAAGTTAAATTCGGTTAGGAGAAGATTGAGTCGATAGGAGGAGATAGATGAGTGGACTCAAGATGGAGTCTGTTTGGGACTTGAGTCCTAGTCGGTTTAGAGTTGGCCAAACTTTGGATATAAAGAGCAGCCGCACCCCCCTTCAAGCATTCAAGCAATAAATCAATCTAGTTTCTCATCCATGTTCTCTAGTTCTCATCTCCCTGCTGTTACCTTTGTTCCTCGTCCCCTTGCTGCTACAACCGACACCCAATGCATCCTACCTTTCAACATGGGTAGGAAACTGGCCAAGGATTGGCCAGAGGCCTCCCACACCTATCCTATCAGGTCATTACCTCAGGTCGTGATATGCGCAATGGTACATCATTTTGTACGATATACACTGTCTGTCATTATAACTGATCTAAACAGTCTATAGTGATAGACATATTAAATGTGTATGTTTGTTGCACAAGTCCTAACTTTTTTGTTTGTCATCTAGATAATGATGCATCAGGCAGTGAAACTGCTTCTGGTATTTCTTCTGATGATGTGGAGACATCATCTGCTACGCTAGGGAGAACAGCAACCCTTCTTGATTTATATTCTGGCTGTGGGGGCATGTCCACAGGGCTTTGCTTGGGTTCAGTACTTGCTGGCCTGAAACTTGAGACTGTAATTTTCTACCTTGTCATTTGTTGGAGGGAATATGTCCATGACCTCAGCACTAATTCTATTTTTCTGGCTATCGTTGCAGCGATGGGCTGTTGACCTTAACAGCTATGCATGCGAGAGTCTGAAGTACAACCATCCACAGACTGAGGTATGGTTCTAAACTGCATTTGCATTCCCTTTGTTCTGTACAGCTGCTGCTACAAAGTGTCTTTGAATCTTTTAATGTAGGTGCGGAATGAGAAAGCCGATGAGTTTCTTGCTCTCCTTAGGGAATGGACAGTCCTATGTGACAAATATGTCCATGAAGATGTGGGTTCGGATTTAGCAGGCTCAGAGGATCAAGAGGATGAAGGCAGCCCTCTTGACAGAGATGAATTTGTTGTAGAGAAGCTTATCGGGATATGTTATGGTGGCAGTGGCAGGAAAAAGGGCCTCTATTTTAAGGTACTTATGTGTtatttcttcaattatgctCTGTCTGTTTGGAttcctcaaaagaaaaaaggcttTTGGAATgcatgtagtttttttttttggggagaATTTCCAAGAAAAGAAGTTCAATTGCTATGTGAATTTGGAAAATTCCAGCACTCCAAACAAGGGATATATTTTGAGCCCTTTTACGGTGGTCCACACTACCTGTAGGCAGAAagtagtataaatttaatctgacCGTCCACGTGATTGGATATTTCTGTAATTACGATAGTAGTGTTGATATTTAACCACCATACCATTGAAGGGCACTCTAGTCTTTTTTTATAACTAATCCCTAAATAATCGTTCAACCAAATAATTAGCATTCAGACCAGTTTAAACATTAAACCTATGAATTTGCACGATATAACTACCATGCTATTTCTTTTTGtcccaaaaatatttttatactacATATATTTCTCTCATATACTACTCATACTACCTCTAAATAATGGGTAGTATTCTAGCTAATTTAGACCATCTGATCCAAAAAATAGATGGCTTAAGTTTTCCGAGATCACcgcaatttttttctatatttttatagttTGCTGAAAATCTTGCAGGTACAATGGGAAGGATATGGTCCCGAAGAGGATACATGGGAGCCCATTGATAACCTCAGGTTAGTATTTGATATAGTATACGTTTGTTGCCGAGTACATCTGTTAGCACTCTAATCCTTGTTTCATAAATCAGTGACTGCCCTCTAAAAATTAGAGAATTTGTACAAGAAGGATACCGCAAAAGAATTTTGCCACAGCCTGTGAGTTTTCATACGCTTTTGGATTTCCTCCGTGTTTAACTCTACACATTCATTTGGTGATTACTTATATTtgcttctattatattttaaaagggGGATGTTGATGTCATTTGTGGAGGCCCGCCATGTCAAGGAATTAGTGGTTTTAATCGGTTTAGAAACCGTGATGACCCGCTTAAAGATGAGAAAAACAAGCAAATGGTGACATTCATGGATATCGTGGCGTACTTGAAGCCAAAGTATGTTCTCATGGAAAATGTCGTAGACATACTCAAATTTGCTGACGGTTACCTAGGAAGATATGCTTTGAGTTGCCTAGTAGCTATGAATTACCAAGCACGTCTTGGAATGATGGTGGCAGGCTGTTATGGTCTGCCACAGTTCCGTAATCGTGTGTTCCTCTGGGGTGCTCTTTCTTCCGTGGTTAGTTCCATTTCATGTTGCTCTTTGTATTTTTACTAGAGTTATATTGCCTTGATGTGTAATCGGGTGTATTTGTCAATGTAGGTGCTCCCAAAGTATCCTCTCCCTACGCATGATGTTGTTGTGCGTGGAGGAGCCCCTAACGCTTTTTCGGTAAGTGCAATCGTAGCTTTGAAATCCATTGGAAAGTGTAAGTTTTGCTGACCAACTTagtggggttttttttttggcagcaaAGTGTTGTTGCATATGACGAAACAAAAAATCCATCCTTGAAGAAAGCTTTGCTTCTTGGTGATGCAATTTCAGACTTACCAAAGGCAAGTGTTTTCTCGAGTCATACATTTCTCAACTTGTACATGCAATCTTACCCTTCTCTGCAGGTAGAGAACCATCAGCCTAATGATGTAATGGAATATAGTGCTTCCCCCAAGACAGAATTTCAGCACTATATTCGACTTGGTCGTAAAGGTAAGGAAGTAAGTTCTAACAGTTGACCTTGTGGGTTATGAGTAAGTTACTTTTATGTGAATACTTTTGAGCATTTCAGCCTGTAATTTCAAACTTACCATCTTTCTATGTTTGCATTTACCTTATTACGCCTGTATTATGCTAAGTTAGCCTTTTCACCTGTATTATGCTGACTTAAGTTCTTTCTATTTTGAATGCTCCAGACATGTTGGATTACTCCTTTGGTGGAGAGGCTGGTCCAGATGAAGGCAAGCTGTTGGATCACCAACCCTTACGGCTAAACAATGATGACCATCAGCGGGTGCAGCAGATTCCTGTGAAGAAGGTTGGTGACTTCACAGTTTTAGTTCTGTGGTCGTTCCCTCCTTTCTCCTTCTGAAATAATAACTCGTTTTCTGTTAAAGGGAGCCAACTTCCGTGACCTTAAGGGTGTCAAGGTCGGTGCGAACAACATTGTTGAGTGGGATCCAGAAATTGAACGCGTGCACCTGCCATCTGGGAAACCGCTGGTATGTGTGTTTTTTGTGCAATTCTCTTTATATTGTTaagtaaattttacaaatctATAATTATTTGTACCTTTACAACAGATAATTAATTCTTAATACTTATTTTATAAAGCTATAACTATTTATGCCTTTGATAACACACAACTACAACTTTTTGATCTGATCCCACCCGTCATTCACACATTTTTAGCATAATTTCACAAACCTACAACTTTTAGCAAAATGTGTGGCTGATGGGTAGGGCCGGGTTGTTTTGTGTTATCAAAAGtataaatagttgtagttttatgaaataggtttaaaaattatagttcttgGTTATAAAAGTATAAATAACTGTAGGTTTATTAAATTTTCACATAAGTATAACTTTTACATTGCAAGTACTGTATGACCCAAAGTTAAGACATGACGAAATCTTGCGCAATTCTTTGTGGCTAGGTTCCTGACTATGCAATGTCTTTCATCAAAGGGCGATCATTGAAGTAAGTTACCCATCCTCCTTGCTTTCTTTTTCTGCAGCAAGCCTGGGTTAGTTTTATATTCCTTAAATTCCATTCTGTTGTAGGCCATTTGGGCGCCTGTGGTGGGATGAGACGGTTCCTACTGTCGTGACCAGAGCGGAGCCTCATAACCAGGTCTTCAACGCAAACTGttgtggatttttttaaaataatattattttattagaaaattgtaaaaataatacttAAAATCTGATATTTATAGAAATATGTACTTGTCCGACAGGCCCTGTGTCCCTTGATgatatttaaattaaaatttataactttttcatgtgaTCTTGGatggagatgatctttatatgaaaattgtatttattgatgatatttagttgaatttttttattttaatccgTTTAGATTCCTAAAAATAGTTGTAAATTTCAGATCTGATGAAAAACTAATCTGGAATTTGTAGCCATTTTTGTGAATTCAGCTGTTGTGAATCTCAGCAACAGCTTTACTGCATTTATCGTCTGTAACTGATCCTGTCTGAACATCTTGTCTGCAGATTATATTGCATCCGGATCAGGCAAGAGTCCTGACTGTCCGCGAGAACGCAAGATTACAGGGATTTCCTGACTACTATCGATTGTTTGGTCCGATCAAGGAGAAGTAAGTTCCTCTTCCCAGTTTGCTTGTACCTTCACTCCTGAAAACGATGCTTAATGAGCCATTGACAAATCTTGAAATCCCGAGCTCTGAACATTGGGTGTCTGGTGCTGAGTACAGGTACATCCAAGTTGGCAACGCTGTGGCTGTCCCCGTGGCTCGGGCACTGGGCTACTGTCTAGGGCAAGCCTACCTGGGCGAGTCGGATGGGAGTGACCCGCTGTACGTGCTGCCTGATAGCTTCACTGCCGTGGGGCAGCCTGTGGCACCAGCGAGGGTTGGAACTCCTGCAGGAGAGGTGGTTGagcaataataataaaaaaaacagagagtaGCAGAGTGAGCGGATTGATCAACGTTGTAACATTGGTGGCACTCGCGCTCGATTGGGCGAGCTTTCAAAACATTCATTGGCCTCGTTGTAGGCGACCTTTCTCATGTCTTAGTCAATTTAGCTGTCTGCTTATTCAATTCTTGCATCATGTTCGTCTATTCAGAGTGAGACCATTCGTTCAATGTGAGTAAATTTTCATCTATTGTAGCTTTTTTTTAGAATAAGGAATAAATATTATCCTAGCTTCTGTATCTGTAGATGCTCATAGCTGATCATTATTACATAGTATGTTTCAAAACATGACAGGTTaagtaaataaaataaaattttcaaacACGTAATCATGTCTAATATAGTTTAAGCAAGAATTCTATTGTTGAACCGTCACCCACTCACCCATGACTTGCGAAGCTTTGCATCATTGTGGTGTTCTTCTGTAGCGAATCTAATATATAGCTATGAAAAGTACTTGTATAGAAGAACAAGCTTGGATTTTATCTAACACTATCATTTGGGTATAACCATAGCGTCTAAAAAAGAGCACTTGCTCCTACTAGAATTTGATACTTAAGTTTCCTTCAAATCCCATTAAACTAGTCTTCAAACATATGAGAAACACTTAGTGGTAGAATAATGTTAAAAGAAACTTGTACCACTCACCATAAAAATCTATACTTTTATAAAATGTATGAGTTATTGCAGAATCGAACGATCTTCATCATTCATCCGAATTGATCAAATGGTTACCGTGTAAATATTCTTTCTATCAatccttccaaaaatacatttaattttaaattaattGCTTTCTATATCTATATGTctaatatttgtctttcatacattcaaaaatacatttaaccTCTCATTATTTGTCTTTAATATCTAAACATCTAATATTTACCTTTCATACATTACTATATCCTGGATCGATTCCACGTGTGTGAAACATATGTGTAATTGTTAGGTTAGAAAAATGACACTCAAAGAATATGTGCTGTATTGATTTGTTCAGATAAAAAAACCACACTTAGTACTTCCTGCCATTTGAGTAGGGTGCAGTTTCATTTTTACTCTTGGTCTTCGTTCGTTCGGGCTTCATTTGATTCTACTGTATGCAGGGATGTTAACTCTATGATCACTTCTTTCCCTAGACCTTGGCCATAAAAATAGGAAATGACATGTACATGCAAACAcataggattttatttgaaacaGCGGCTAAAAATAGGGGATGAGAGATGtagaggtggtggtggttggATGACGCAACCGAAGGTGCATGTGATGCATTCTTCCCTCATCCTGGGTTGCCCCTAATCCGCCTTGGATccctttctccttctccctcttcaCCTAATCAATCCCAGGGAAAGGAAAAGGTACACGCAATAATTAATCCTACATATCGACCTGCAGATTGAGTCCATACGAATGATTTTCTTTCATGATTCAATTTGTTTCTCCCATTTCTGTCTTGTGATTCCTTTGGAATTTCAACCAGTTGTCAATCTCTGAcacatatgcatgcacccgaccTGTGCTTTGATTTGTTCCTTTATCATTGATTCTCTCTAGCTTAATTTTCATATAACCTTGATTGTCCATCTGTTTCTTCATACGCTAATTCGTTCTACTTTCATTATATATGATTGTGACGCCAATTCGTGATGACACGAGGCATTACAATGATGATTAAACCCAGCTTTGTTCGTCTTTTTTGCATATCTCCATCACAAATTGTCAACTGGAATAGGATGTTACTACTTCCCTAATCGTTAATTCCATGACCACAGATATACACACGTGATAAAATCAAAATGTGATCATTTTCCCTTTTAACGTTGCACAATTCCTTTCACTCTCCCTTTTGCAAGAATTTTGATATGCAACGCAACCTTGTTACACCTTCTTGTGCTAGCTCTTTAATTTGTGTTATTTTCTCTCAATTTCTTCTTGCAGGGGTTCGCAGCACAACAGCTAAGAGCTAAAGCGCTTAGCCATTAAAATAACATAAATAGCCCTCTCAAGGTAAAGAGGGTGGAGTTCTCTCCATTTTCAGGAAGAGCTCCATCCTCCCTTCCCCCAAACCAACTAATAAATGGCCTCTGCCCCAAAATCTTCGCCACCATCGGTCAACTTCACGCAGTCACCGTCGTCCCCTACTAACTCATCACCGCCGTCATCTTCGTCCTTACCGTCACCCTCACAGGCATCGACCTCACCACCAAAATCCTCTACAAACTCACCATCACCACCAAAAGGTGAATCATCCTCATCTCCAGCGTCAAAGTCAtcaccctcgccgccgccgccaagaaAAAGTGCTAGTTCCGGGAATAGTGACGGTTCCAGCTCCAAAGATGAGAAGTCATCATCCTTGTCTTCCTCGGATGATATGGGGGCGGTCATCGCCGGCATAGTGATTGGAGTGGTGGGGTTCGCCTTGTTGATGGCCATCGTGGCATGTGTGTGCTgctccaagaagaagaagaaacggCCACCCCCAATGAACATGCCCTTCTACACTGATGAGAAAGGTGAGGTGTATAAGCATGCGCCCGGTCTTACAGTATGTCACATTATCTCCAAAACTATATCAATCCTGAACTCAAATTTAGAAAAAACTGAACCATAAGATCTTGAATAAGTCAAGCTCAATTTATTTGAACATGAACCATTAAATCTTGAATGATTGATACAgatgatttgattttttttctttttaaatggCGACAGTTTGTGAAATGGTACAAGTCCCCCGTTCttgatttgttttcttttctttttaaatggCGTCAGTTTGTGAACCGGTAAAAGTCATCCTTTGATGAGAGAAcgtatatttttgaaaattattggccctagtaaaCTGCTGATGTTTTTTCCATTCTCTAAAAAAGATGTGCTAGTGGACAATCGCATGGAAATGGAGGTCATTACATTTGACTAGTTATCTGCCCGTGTGTTGTAACCAGAGCCAAAAATTTACACACGATAACATTGTTGACTACTCTCCATCGCTCCAAACATTTGGAAAATGGAATTTGGTGCATAAATGAAGCTTGCAACGGGAGCCAAAAATTTACACACGATAATATTGTTGACTCCGCACACGTTGCAACGCACTTGTCTAAGTTTAGAAACTGAACAATAGATAACATTGTTGGGGCCAATATAAGAAATATTATCTAGATAACTGATTGTTCAGTTTCTAAATGGCATTGAACAAGTGAAATGGCCGTGTGTTGCATCGGACGCATAACTTTCACATTATATCTGGTTTGTGCAAAATATCAATTCCCATTCAACCAAGCTTGCATCAACATCTTTATTGAGCCACAACAAAGCCATACTAACTCTCCACAATTAAGCTAACGCATTTTCCCCAAGGAAACTGATTATGCAGCATGTTCTTCACAAGGGTGGCTCATTAACCTTTTATGTTAGTGTATCATGAAAGCATAGACTACTCACCGACAAAAAGGTAGAAATAACATATAACTTTAGTCGTCGTAGTAAACTGAAAACCTGACATGAGCCTTttcagggaaaaagaaaacTTATGTACCCAAGTGCTAAGTAATGCAAGTCTTAGACAATGCTTAAAATAACCACTTTGAAGTATAGAATAACTGAATTTCTTTGATTTTAGGCAGAAAAATGCCCACATGCTAACCATTTTAAAAGGAATATCATAGCTTGAATCGATGATTTCTGTAAGTCTTCACCACACTTGTTCTCCATCTTGTTAGCTGAAAGGTATTCCTTTACCTGAAAACAGAACATCATCGGGTTACAAACGTAGAAGAATGGTAGGAAGCGGGCAATATGAACAAAGCTCTTTCCCCAATTTAACTGAGAGCTTAATCTCAGACACAAGAATTGCACACTTGCTACAGTATAACTGAGAGCTTAATCTCAGACCTATAGATAAGAGAAAAACATTTCAACTGATGGCAGCCTCCCTAATTCAGTAGGCCCTGTTTCCTGTTAAGTTGAATTCATGCAAATTAACCCATAGATCCAATAAATTAGCATGACTTCACACTGTCATACATGATCACCATGATTCGGTAAGCCCAATTTTCTTTGTAGACTCCGACACCACCATCTCAATTTGAAAGAGATTTGCCTATATTTTCTTTCATTAAAAACCGAAGTCAGCAGCACATCTCAATACAAGTATCTAACATAACTATCCCATCC is a genomic window of Phragmites australis chromosome 24, lpPhrAust1.1, whole genome shotgun sequence containing:
- the LOC133907835 gene encoding DNA (cytosine-5)-methyltransferase 3-like; amino-acid sequence: MAPSSPSSARASTRKRPARDDEIHDEAEEVAASSAKRRRTRKQAKAAKAGRRNKGEVEVERNKEPVEDDVCAEEPDEEEMAMGEEEEEEAEAEAQAGPEEQQASPEKAGRKRVAQPNRNRNSSAAAGGVEHEPEFLGEPVPSAEARSKWPKRYDRNAAARRPEEDDDVKARCHYRSARVDSVVYSLNDDVYVKAGENEADYIGRITEFFEGTDRCCYFTCRWFFRPEDTVINALVSISVDGHKHDPKRVFLSEDKNDNVLDCIISKVKIVHVDPNMDQKAKAQLIEHCDLYYDMSYSVAYSTFANISSDNDASGSETASGISSDDVETSSATLGRTATLLDLYSGCGGMSTGLCLGSVLAGLKLETRWAVDLNSYACESLKYNHPQTEVRNEKADEFLALLREWTVLCDKYVHEDVGSDLAGSEDQEDEGSPLDRDEFVVEKLIGICYGGSGRKKGLYFKVQWEGYGPEEDTWEPIDNLSDCPLKIREFVQEGYRKRILPQPGDVDVICGGPPCQGISGFNRFRNRDDPLKDEKNKQMVTFMDIVAYLKPKYVLMENVVDILKFADGYLGRYALSCLVAMNYQARLGMMVAGCYGLPQFRNRVFLWGALSSVVLPKYPLPTHDVVVRGGAPNAFSQSVVAYDETKNPSLKKALLLGDAISDLPKASVFSSHTFLNLYMQSYPSLQVENHQPNDVMEYSASPKTEFQHYIRLGRKDMLDYSFGGEAGPDEGKLLDHQPLRLNNDDHQRVQQIPVKKGANFRDLKGVKVGANNIVEWDPEIERVHLPSGKPLVPDYAMSFIKGRSLKPFGRLWWDETVPTVVTRAEPHNQIILHPDQARVLTVRENARLQGFPDYYRLFGPIKEKYIQVGNAVAVPVARALGYCLGQAYLGESDGSDPLYVLPDSFTAVGQPVAPARVGTPAGEVVEQ